Genomic window (Clarias gariepinus isolate MV-2021 ecotype Netherlands chromosome 4, CGAR_prim_01v2, whole genome shotgun sequence):
TCTCACTCACTTTTATGTTATTTCAAATTTTTCTTCAGCCCAAACAGTGCCTCGTTCTCAAATTCGGACATATACTTTGTGTGACAGCAGCTGTTAGACCTATCCAACAGCATGAATATATATTCAGTAAAGTTGACCAAAACCTACCATTGCTATCAACATAAATTTTATAGCAATACCaattttatatatcattttaCTGCCCATCCCTACATGCCACTATCACTCCCTGGAATACTATATAATGCACCCATTTGGATTATCATCATTGACTGAAAAGGTAAgaccaatttctttttttttgctatacaaagaacagcaaaaaaaaaaaaaaaaaaaaaagagagagacagagcagaatgacagctttttttttcttgatattTTCATGCGAATCTGTTCGGAACATGGAAAAtgttgttaaaacatttttttttctaaaagatttttttcccttcacacACTCAAAATGTATTTCCACTCTCTCTTGTGCTCTTGTATACTAAAAACAGGGCCAGGCATGTactattttatttgatataactTACTGTATTAGTTACTTGAACCTGAagtgttgattctagctgttacacacaGAAAATAGATTAAAAACTGAAGAGAATTAGACTAGAATTTAGACTTAGAAGTTTGTTAAAATCAGGCCATAGAAACTTATGCAACAATAAATTCTACtctgaatttagttttaaattacCTAACAAACTCTGACATTTACCTTATGCAGAgaagaataataatatgtttaagtCCTAGTTAGCTGAGTGTCAAAAGAACATAGCCATCCTATATCCAGCGCCAACATTAACATGCAGTTTCTCACCACTTATTATCAACAAATTATGGCTTGTTTATTTACTTGACCAGTTATTTTCAGAAtttttgtctatctgtctgtgcacgcatcacgtaaaaactactaaacgAAATGTAATAGGGTTTTCACCCCATTTTTGGCTGACCTTGAGGTAACCTACTCGCTTCATCACAATCGAGCCACAGGAACAGGAGATatgctaatttgaaatttaaatgaaaaacgcaattatattatttaaacaaaaaaaaaaaaacaccttgaaaaaaaaaattaagtccaTCTTAAAATTCAGCAGAGGACGCTGTACATGTCTTTTATACGCACTTATGAATGTGCAATAACTTCGTTATcgcttaaagttttttttttttaaatagccttTTTGCTTTTCCATTAAATACATCCTGCATTAAAATCTTATTGTGTCCAATATTCCTAGGTTTATTCTCTGGGTAAAACCTACCGCACAGATGTTTACTGGGAAAAGCAGACCGGGAATTGAACTgcaattattaacatttttaagtagTGGGCCATGGGGTTCAGCATCTGGGGGTAAAGTCTATaggtgtaaaataaagaaatggatACAGTACAACAGTGATCATGAATTCTATGATCACTAAGAGTGATGGTCTACATGCGAACGCATTTTACTACACAATTTTCCCTCATGAAAACAATAGTATGATTCACCTTCATGTCAGTTAATCATACACTATGTTCATGGAAAGTTCATGCATGAGGAGAATGTGCCATAAACCTAACTGTTAGACAAAGAGTACTACTTACCCTTACCCCTCCTTTTCTTGGTTTTGCTTGTGGCATTTGTCGAGTTTTCTACACCTTCCGTCCCCTCATTTTCATGTGCTTCCAGGTGCTTTTGCAGAGCTTTGGGCATGGTAAATCTCTTGCCACACTCTTTATGTATGCAAACGTATGGCCTTTCTCCAGTGTGTACTCGCTGGTGGTACTTAAGCAAAGTAAGGGTCTTGAAGAGCTTGCCGCATTCTGAGCAGGTATATCCCTGCTTGTTATAGTGTACCTTTTTATGGCTTGTAAGCTCGGACGATCGACTGAAAGCTTCTCCGCAAATGGGACACTTAAATGGCTGCTTCTCTGTGTGAGCGCGCTGATGCGCCATGAGCTCCGTAGAACAGGTGAAATGTCGATCACACACATAGCACGCGAACAGCGCATCACCAAGAATGCACTGTTCATACTCAGAGGGGTGGTTCATTTTAAGGTGGCGCTGCTTGCTCTTGTTGTCACTGAAGATGATGTGGCACTCCAGGCATTGCAGTGAAAGCTGAGATGCTGAAAAACGTTCACACACTGTTAACTTTGCAAGTTCAAATTCAGTGTAATACAggtaaaaaaacagaagaaaaacacaacTATGACAATACTTAAAAGCTAACGTCTTAGATACATGAAAATCAGCAAAGAGGTCAGGAAAAACTTACAGGTGAGTGGCATCACTGTAGGCTTGGACATGTCCAGTTTTAGAGGATCCATTCTGTCCTTTTTTGGCGGGATGAACTTTCTGACACTTGCACCTACTTTAGAGATTCCCGTCTCTCCAGGAGCTGTAGGGCTAGATGTCACATCTCCAAGGGACTCTTCACATGATGGGGTTTCAGCTGAACCTTCTGACGCTTCACTGGGATTTAAGTCTGGTACTGAACTGCTGATCGCCATTATATCATTTGGCATACCTTGATCTGGATACTGATTTGACTCAACAGGGTGACTGGTTATTTCGTCTTCAGTAGCCTCATATGTTGGAACTGCAAGCACACTTTCCTCTGGCATGTCCTCTGCTGGAGATATTGGTTCAATTATTGCTTCTGATGGGACATAAAGGTCGATTTTCCCCTCGCCCAGACCAATGACCTGTGCTGTAAGGTCCTGATCTAATGCTGTTTCTGCGGGAGACACGTTCTCCAACTCTAGAGTTATACCTTTGGCAAAAAACATATCAGTGACTGACTGACTGGCGAGCTCCATGATCCTAAATTCTCCAGAAGGAATCGGATGAATGAAGATTTAGAAGTAGTAAAAAAACTCCTGAAATGCACAAaacataataacaaaaaaatgttaatgatgggacatttaacaaatgcaaaCTGTTTAAATCACACAGTTTAGTAACACAGTGGTATGAAGTGGTATCAAAACGTTTTGAAATTTGCGCACAACAGATCCAGCTGCTTTTGCTGTACGTTCTCCTACAGacgccttaaaacctggcagtagaattcgTTATTAACAGTCTGGCCCCTGAATTCTCAAAGCACAATGCTGCAAATGTCGAAAAAGAGGATGAGCATGCACACAGTCGATCTGCGGACCTTCCTCGTCTTTCTCGGTCGTGGAaatgatgggctcttccactttgaagactgttgcttcgtCACCGGTAATGATCCCCGACATGAAGGACAGATCATCAACGGCACGCTGACTTTAATACCATCTTCCTCCTGCTCCTGAGTCAGCAGTCTGATGACAAACTTGGCAGCGACACGGCGCCAGTTCATACCACACATGAGGATTGCCTGGACCGTTCCATACGACACACTGACAACGGCAGCAATGGCGCAATTTGCTCTACAACGGTGATCACACACAAGTTGCCGAATGGTTTCGACATTTTTGGAGGTTGAGctcgttgaaggtcttcctgatttTTTGTCTGGCGGTTTCAGTCTTTAAGCGCGTGAAGCACCTCGAATGACCCATCGCAGCATCGCTGTAAACTTGCAGTTTCATGCAGAATTTCATAttcgctctttgttctaacttgctatCCATGACGAAAAAGCAGACGTGGTATCGCAGGTGGCCGGAATAGCCGCAGCTGCATAGCTTCAAGACGATGCCTTTTGGCACGCTGACTAATGAAGGcgggtgctccctgtgactgtgcatgcagccttgtgctgccatctgctggtgtgttacaaaactagtcttgaaactttttgataccacccaGTATACAGACCTcacaaacaataaacaacaatataGACGAGAGACTgcagcttttaaaaatatatattaatttgaaaggtattaaaaactgaaaagcggttaaaaaaaaaagaaagaatgatatACCTTTATGCAGAGAATGAATAAGTGTTGGCAATAATCTCTAACCGTGCTCATTACCCACTGATGTGTTGTGTAGGGACTGTGTACGGTGGCTACATTCATTCAGAATGCTAACTGCACCAGAATAATGCgaatattttaaaaaccaaacacatATTTCGACTAACAACGGCTTGACtcttgactctctctctctctctctctctctctctctctctttcaccccGACGCTTCCTCGACTCGCCCACTGTTATCCTGGAGCAGACGGCTAACTATGGAAGCTGACGCTAGGCTACCTGATTTATTCACCCTTATAACGCTCTCTCCCGACCCTACTCATACACTTCACCAAAAAACATGTctactaaattttttttaatataaattacatCCCTTACAGCCACTGTAATGAACAAAAACCTTACCAGAACGCTGTTATGCTGCCGCATTTATCCAGCCTGCATTGTTTCTCCTTCGCATCATCACCAGCTTCCACCATATCAACGTGAATCCGGAGGGTGTGACGTCACACGGGAGGGGGCAGATCCTCATGGATATTGTAGTCCTTAGCATTGTTCCTCTGGGTTTATTTCCAGGCAGGGGCGATTCTAGGATTTTGTAAGTGGGAGGGCACAGGGGGGAACAGGAACCAGTACGGGGGCGGGGGACCAGGGCAAATCAGATTCAATTGGCAATATATAATGGCTTAGAAAGCATGATTTCCAAAGTCTTGATCAATGCCCTGTGTCCTAATATGAGTAGTATTAAGTTAAATGTggtttttgtacatttattcataaaaacaactgataaagtaacatttaaaactttagctgtcaaaagaattttaaatttacatcatgtagaaataataaaataatttaaaaaatccaaataatattgaataaaattgaataactgcattaatcagaaaaaaaggtcaatGACAACATGTTAATTTCGCTATTATCTCAACACCACctgaaaataaacaataaacccttggagttataaataaaagcatatacATGTACGTACATTGGTTAGAACTCGctttttcaatgatatctttatgtttcatacattgaagGACCCAAaaacagtctcagaaaattttctgtctatctaaattacagtatatcacagCATCACgtaaaactggctggacagaatataatgaaacttttgcagtacttagatatctgcttTAATGTTAACCTGCACCGTAGTTGAAATCAAAATGCAGAGTAAAACTGATGtttgaacagttatgtgtcctGGATTTATTAATCTACTTTAAATTCAACTACTAATAAGACTACTAATTAATAATTActactttatttctttgtattaataagttagacagagagttctgctgtacagacagacatgtatgtgggcttcaacatgaaatattaatatcactgattacattaaagctcatcaaattattttaatctttcaacagctttaaccttttaactatttctacaaactcttttcccttCAATAGGAGTGTATAATAGCGTATAATAAGTGCTTTGCTTTGTTCGGGACAAAAGAGTAAAACCAGTCCTGTTCATGAACAAATGCTCTTTACCCTTTAGACATTTCGTTTCAGAGCAGCATCACAGCATTCCCagaacatttaatgttttgtcTTTTCATGGTAGAAATATGACTTAAGGTGGCATGGGTGGTGCAGTGGGTAGCATTACTGCCTCACAGCTACAAGGTTCAATCTTTTGCATTGATATTCAACTGCTAGTTTCTGTGCATGACAAGGTgggttacaccctggatggagtaCCAATCCACCGCAGGGCTCGCACATACGCATACTTACAGACTCATTTAAACACTACGAtcgatttgggaatgccaattagcctggcaattaacctgcatgtctttggactgtgagaggaaaccggagtacccagaggaaacccaccaagcacagggagaacatgcaaactatatGCACACAGATCTGTGGCTTGTTAAATCAACCCtggaccctgggggtgcaaggcgacagtgctaacaactaagccaccatgccaccctggAAACTTCTCATCATGTTGTAATACCTTACACACAAGTATTCATCTGCGTGTTTCTGTGCCTGTTCACCTGTGGGGGTTTCCTTATAATTTTCTAGTTTCTTCCCAAAAAAGATGCCCGTAAGTGGATTATATGCACATTAGGTGGCATGATggcttagatagatagatagatagatagatagatagatagatagatacatagataataaaataaaataaaaaatatatataataataataataacaacaacaacaacaataataataataataataattataataattataataattattattgttattattattattataaattattagcaCTGTCACCATGAACAGCCtgtgtctgggtttgattctcaccttggggtctgtgtgcatgagatttacatgttctccctgtgcttggttgatTAGTTAAACCAGctgtgtttaagaaaaataattgtCCAAACTGTGGTGGACACTGACCCTGCAGGACTGTAGTTGAAGACCTTTAACTAAAGATTATCTCAGGAACACTGAGCATGAGGTGGGAATATAGCCTAGATGAGCTGGCAGTTCATCATGGGGCACGCACAGGGAATGCACATATAGCCTATATTCAGAAGCTCAACCACACCTGGAGCAAATAATCTTATATCTATAGAAATGGAACATTTTAAGGCACGATACTAAGTAAGCTTTCTCCCTCTGAGAAGGACGGTCTGTGTCCTGAACTTGAGCATCTCATTTTTGAAATAGACGGTTATTACCGAACCCCTAACTGAAACTTCAGAAAATTTGAATGAAAGCTTGTTCGGTATGATTTATAGACAGAGACACCAGCAAAGAGACTGGGGGGCGGGGGGTGGTTCTGTATGTACTAGTTAtgtgtctgtacagtatgtgtgcgactgtgtgtataaatacaagCTGAGAGAAATAGGAAGTACCTATCTCTTACAGAAGCTATGTTTGTTTACTTGTATCTATGCATTTAAACGGTGAACAGCTGGCGCATGATAGTTGAAAATTGTCAGACAAAATCTAATGATGATAAACTTGCACATAATCTATCTGTCCAGAGTACTATGTCTGTTTTAGACGACCTAGATGAATGTCATCACAGGACCATTCCCTCAGCCTCTCCCCTCAGAGGGCGTCAATGACGTCCCAACAGCTCGATACATCCACAGTCGCAGCACCAAAGAACAAAGGGATGTATAACAGCATATTGAACTATTGGTTTACTAAGGGCTTTACTAATTACTCCCAAAAGTCTTGTGAAAAATGTGTCATTTGTGCAGTAATAAAACTTTGCTTTTGCTCATCCAGATCCTCTCTTGTCTTTACGTGTCTTTGATGCTCGGGTCTGTGTGACATGCGGAATAAGCTtattggcattttcaaattgccgttaaaaatgcataaatattaaGAGATTCATATTATTTGTGTGCCTAAGAGTGTCAATTACTGATTCACTGTAGAGTCACCTGATCATTCCTGTTTTAACCATGTATTTGCTGCTTTAACCTCCTCCTAAAGAAAGTCTTTCTATAAGTCTTATctatagaaaaacaaaaataaataaatcctcatTCAgttctatatttctatttattagGGGTTAAATTATAACTGTGAGGTCCTCACCAATGTCtataaacagacaaataacCTCACAtgacaacaggaaaaaaaacaagcaattttcaaaaaaaaagttgtttctgTAGGAGCTTTCGGTTTCTCATAACATTTTGCCAAAATTGCTTCAaggcgtttttttttaaagtagtctTTATGGTTGAATTGTCATGAACATGAAATAATGCACTTAGAAAAGCTTGTATGTCACAAGATGtagctttcattttttttatttaggcatttaataatctatttgCTGGGAGGATTGGGAAAATTGGCACGTGTCCCCATGGCTGGGGTGTCTATTGTAGTAGGTTTTAACCCTCCCAGTTTTCCCATTTCCATTAACAGTTGCTTTTCGGAGGTAATAACTGATGTCCTTTCATTTTTGGCATGACTTAAAACGAGAGAAAACTAAACCATCAAGAGTGCCGCTTTTATGGAGGTAGTCACACTTCTTAATGATTAACTAATCTTGTACATTTCCTTAGTAATAACTGGCTGATTTAgacttttttaattaagattATGACAGTAGGAAGGGTGTGCATTGTTTAATTCCAGTAAAGTGAAATTGTAAGTGTACAGCACACAAAGACATTCTCAAGAATTCTGTGATGCTTCCCTTGTACCAGCAGTTTGGGTAAGGCacttttaagtgtttttaaagTGTCTCTTTAAGACAGCTAACCAAGGTACTgaatacattttgatttattaatcAGTGTAAGTTACACAGTTAGTTAAGCTATATAACCATGTGGGTCTTAAACTCTTTTAAATCAGCTTCTGAGTGAAACCAAATATTACGTTTGTTAGAATTTGAAAATGCAGTTgtgtaataaaaatgcattttgaaaaTAAAGGCTTTTTGTACGTACAAATTGTTAATGGGCTTAAACAAACCGCATGCCTACATTGCTGACCAGATTTTAAGTTTAGAGCTGTGATGTACAAATGATTATGCTGACATCATTccttgagtaaataaataaggatGCGAAACAATGTGTGGCAAGGTTGTAGATTTCAAAGAATGGCTATAATCAGATACATAAAACAAATGACCattcttaaataataatttatttcttagttGGTAGCCATGATGTTATTGATCCAGTCAATGTAGCGACAGACTTCAGCATAGACGCCTGGTAAACCAGCGAGAGCACATCCATAGCCCCAGGACACGACACCCTTCAGCTCTCCATTACATACAAGAGGACCACCAGAGTCACCCTGGAATGATAGACATACAGATAAATGAGTTAGTGATATACATGACATTATAAATGAACCTcacgctttatcttgtattcaggatTGCAGggacttggagcctatcccaggaaacgtGGGGCATGAGgtcgggtacaccctggataggtgtttacacacacaaacacaaacacacacacacaggctataGGGAAAGTGGTGTTTTCCTATACCCAAAGTTAGTgcctttgaatttttttttgtgtaaaaacatgataaaaaacatttgatCATCATTGGTCTCAGTATTGGGCCAATATAACCTCGGACAGGCaacaatatataacatttttcattgtgccattatttatttaacaataataaagcaaaaaaaaaaaacatttggcagacactctaatccagagcgacttacatttctatctcattatacatctgagcagttgagggttaagggcctggctcaagggctcaacagtggcaacttggtggttgtggggtttgaacctgggatcttccaaaccgtagtccaatgccttaaacactgagctacccctggccccctaGATCACGCattgattcatttattcaaatgaatgaatgcatgaTCTGGTCAATGAATTAATcaggtcatttatttattcatccattccTTCATCTTCAGTCATGTACCCATCATTTTCAACAGTAATCAAATTCAAACGCAACAATAACACCTTTTAATGTGACATTATCAATTCAGATTTGTAGCAATATACTCAggttaaatactttaaaactgattattcatgtattttaatataatgtataatatttattatatacacacCATGCTCAGGCCagctattaatgttttttttcaaacaaataattttcaaaacatttgttAGAAATAATATTTGTACAGAAATTATTTGTTCCTTACCGAATACTACATTTGGATTTGAGTTTtagaatacaataaaaaatattctgcaTTATTTACTGTACTAACACTATAAATATAATTCTCTTGGGATTTTACCTGGCATGAATCTTTGCCGCCCTCCAAGTATCCAGCACAGAACATGTTATCAGTGATTTTGGAAACGTAGGCTGAGTTGCATTGTGAGCGTGAAAGTACAGGCAAATTCAAGCACTGCAGTAGTTCTGCATAATTCACTGGAAAAGATTGCAAAAGTTTGTCAcctgtgattttttaaaataaaaatcccctTCTATTTAGTATTATTGCTGCCGTACCTCCAGTGTTGATCTGATTTCCCCATCCAGACACCAAACAATTCTCCCCTGCCACTGTACAAGAGGATGCCAGAGGTATAGGCTGCACATACTGGTTAAAAACTGCAGGCTGGCTCAGTTTAATCAGCATGAAGTCATTGTCATATGTTATCTCATTATAGCCTGGATGTGGTATGACCTTCTCAGCCCAAATCCTCTGCTCTGTGCCCTCATCACTGAACAAATGGTGTTCTCCCAGGTGAAGAGCAAGACGACGAGGCCTTTGAATGAATACAATTTAAAGGGCATAATCTGCTTTTTTGGGTTATTTTGCATTATATTCATACTACCAGTAAAATACACATATACTTAATACATGTAACGTTTTCATTAAAATACTTGTTATAAATGTAGTTTAATGGTAGTTTTTGAGGCTTCTGTTTTAAGTAACTTAATAAATTAGTAGTGTTGGGAAATTATTTTGACATTATTGTAAcattcattaatattaaaagtatattaaataataatttatataacaataataataataataataataataataataaaatctttaaggttcagtacatttaaaatttttagaatCATGATGACGGTGATACTCtttaactgagaaaaaaaaaaaaagtgttgtagGATACTCACTCAACATAACAGTGTGCAGCAGACACGGCCCATCGGCTGTTAATTAAGGACGCTCCACACCACCGTTCTCCGTCATCATAGGTTAGATAAATCTGCCAGGGCTGCGAGTGAGGAGCACACTCATAACCCCCGATGATCTTATCATCATCAGCTCTGCTGTGGTCTAatttacaaacatttaaacagacattaatgaaatacaacaaacatgacatttaaaacTGTAGATATATTTTAAGATGAATCAGTtgagtaagaaataaaaagattttcgACTTACGCACAAACACCaacagtaaaacaacaacagtaagcCTCATTGCCACTGGTATGATTAAAACCGAAAGGGGTATGATagacatgtgtatatatacacaagttATTATCTTACATGTGATGTCATGGAGCATTGCCCACAGTCAGATTTAGTAAAATATACCTGAACTGAAAACTAGCAACTGTTCAAACTATCTTATCAGATGGACTTGTAAATAAACATAACTACTTTAaggttacacacacagaccgctTAATATAGCCCacctaaataaatacaatacagaAACCTTGGGAAAAACATCTATTTCTACATATGTCAAGCAGAAAACTGTTCAAATATCTAAAAGTTGATTTACTCAGGTTCATGTTTCTCCTACCTAGTCTAccctaaaaaaaatgtataatactaaagcaataaaaaagaaGCTAcgtaaaacaaagcaaaaaatatattctaatgattcatgaataatttttttctaaataatttttatttttattttatgtttaccttaaatctttttttattagattgtaTATAAACTGCCtagtcaaaaaacactttagattACGGTCATGGCATTattttgataagcttatgcaatgtcacgacatttatttctgtcaaGAGTTGCACTAATTTCTGCCCAAGATCTTATATCAatgatgggagagtcagacCGCTGCTTCTCCAGTGCTTCCCAAAGCTTCTTGATGGGATTAAGGTCTAAACCCTTTGGTGGTCAGCAGTGGCAGTACTTACTAAAAGtaaggcagagaagaatgctacttttaacatgtaattattcaacataagaattatttatttaaataatgaaataaagtcatttagtcacaatatccTGCTGTAtttgttaatataatttatttacaatagaaaaaaaaactaaactgtatTACGTTCATTTGTGTTCATGTATGTGGGGCGCCGGACAAACGAGTGTCTATGTAGAAACGTacatttttaaagcatgtgatttgaggctaagctctaattggatttttttcaaatcatccttggggCACAGCACTGTGCGCACCGtaccctcccacttttgttcttagcaatcaatattgttttaaagtatttgGCTTATgcgattggaccattctcaatgAGTCCTATTAAtggtcagcagattgttagttaatgtaatgaatagtgattgatgtggaagccagctaaatatgagaggaaattctgtaatttctttgctaaaatacctcTTCGCAaggacaaataaagaaaaaagttaaaaagcttggaccagatcgacctgatcttctaattaagcagcagtcaagtgattgtggccgagcttacactccagcacttcttatggctatttacatccgattattaaaagtttaattttcattttgtttgcaCCCTCCCCAAAAAAATTTGCACCAGCCGCCACCGATGGTCAATCcatgtgtaaaaaatatttcatgctcCCTAAACCATACTGGGTATGTATTCTCTATTAATCAAGGTTTTTAGCCCCTAAgctttcttatgaataaaataaatagtgatACATTGTTTTAGCAGCGGTctaattctttttcttctaaGCCTAAGAAAAATGCTTATGATGTTGTACCTGGGATACTAGGAATGCAACAgatgtagcccatttcctgtaAACATCTGtgcgtggtggctcttgatgcactcaCTTCAGTTtactccactccttgtgaagctcTCCCTAGTTCTTGAATTGGCTTGAGGTTGACAACCTCCTTGCAGTCATCcttgttgcttgtgcacctttacCTACCACAATTTTCCCTTTAATTCAACTTTGCATGAATATGATTCAATACAGCAATTTCTGTGGGGTGGTGTGCAAGAACTTAGTAAGGTTGAAAGCAAGCCATACATTTCCATTCTGGATCATCTGCAGAGGACAAATGGTGCACAGAGGAAGACCAGCCAGGAGTGATTAGCAGctgtccagtcttgaaataatgTTGATAGACGTTGATAAGAGCAAGTAAAGTTAGGAGAAAATAATTGTTGATTGACagttgattgtccagagttactcCAAGCTTAAGGGAGGAATCTGAATGCTAGATCCTGACAGTGGGATGAATCAACAGTTAAGCAGCAGTTTagttttactgagattaagtTTTAGTAGACAAGATGCAATCCAGTATCTGACCtttg
Coding sequences:
- the LOC128520401 gene encoding trypsin-like, with product MRLTVVVLLLVFVHHSRADDDKIIGGYECAPHSQPWQIYLTYDDGERWCGASLINSRWAVSAAHCYVEPRRLALHLGEHHLFSDEGTEQRIWAEKVIPHPGYNEITYDNDFMLIKLSQPAVFNQYVQPIPLASSCTVAGENCLVSGWGNQINTGVNYAELLQCLNLPVLSRSQCNSAYVSKITDNMFCAGYLEGGKDSCQGDSGGPLVCNGELKGVVSWGYGCALAGLPGVYAEVCRYIDWINNIMATN